The Plasmodium coatneyi strain Hackeri chromosome 11, complete sequence DNA segment TTTAAGAACAGAAAATATTACACAAAGATGGGTCCGTTACTGTTATTTGTAAACCCTAATATGAACTTGAACCTAAGCAATCAAGAAACCATTCACATGCACAAGTTTTCGAACACCCCTAGAGAAGGAAACTTGAATGAGTATAGCGTTGCTCTTTCTGCGCTGCGAAATTTGAgcatattaaaaaggaatcaGTCCATTATCGTGACTGGTGAGTCTGGCTCAGGGAAGAGCGAAATCAcgaagaatattttaaacTTTCTGGCGTACCAAGTGGAGGGTACAGCCAGCATTCAGGGTGATGAAAGCGAAGCGAACCAACCTAACGAACCAAACGAACCAAATGAACCAAATGAACCGGTTGAGTCTAACCAACCGAACCAAGTGAACTTCGGCGAAATGATAGCCCACATGAACGTCCTTTTGGACGCCTTCGGGAGTGCCAAAAcggggaagaacaacaactCCAGTAGGTTGTCCAAGTTCTTCACTTTACACATGGATGAGAAGGGGCGTGTAAAATCCATGCACGTGAAGAAGTTCCTTTTCGAGAAGGACAGGCTGATCGGGGGGAGCGGGACGGGAGACGACGAAATGGGCAGTGAACAGGAACGCGAACGCGAAAATTCtttcaacattttttactACATCCTGAACGGGTCAAGTGAGAAGTTCAAGGAAATGTACTACCTGAAGGATGTGAAGTATTACAGGATGTTGTGTTCGAGGGGTTCAGTGCGGAATGGTAATACTGCATCTGTGGGCAACAACACGATGCAGGATGACGATATGAACGAGGATCAGGTGAATGACGAAACGACGAATGAGAAAGTATCCCCAACAGACGAGTCGGCAAAATTTCTTGAACTGCTAAAATCGATGAATTACTTTTTTGATGACGACAAGGAAATCGACTTTGTCTTTTCCGTCCTCTCGGCATTGTTACTTCTGGGGAATGTAGAAACGATGAAAATGCTTCGACAGAAATCGTTCCTAAGAAAGAGCTTCCTGTGTGAAAGTTCACTCAACTATGAGGAGTTACAGAATTTTTTGGAAGACTCAAATGAAGATTTAATAATCGATGAGAACGTGAAAAACTTTCTCCTAGCTAGTAAGCTGCTGGGTATGAATCCACAAGAACTGGTGAAATACTTCACCACAAATTACGTGTTCAATGATATTCTTCTTATGAAGGTACATAACGAGATGAAGATCCATAGGAAAATAGAATCCTTCATTAGGACCACTTACGAGGAGTTATTTAATTGGATTTTGCACAAGGTGAACTGCAAGTTGGGGACGTTAACTGGTGAAGAGGTGGGGGGTCATCAGAGGGGAAATATCGAGGGGAATTACATAAACGTTCTCGATTTGGCCTACTTTGAGAACGGGGAAAAGAATTCCCTCGGTGAATTATTAGTTAATACTTGCAATGAAGCGATTCGTAAGATGGTGGTAGATTCTTTATTCAAGAGGAGGATAGAGCTGTGTATGGAAGAAGGTATAATAGAAGCATCCTCTGGCTGTAACTTCCACCAGATAGACAACGAAGGGTTATACAATGTGTTGGTTCAGAATGGGGAGGAGTCTCTCTTTTCCTACTTGGAATCTCTATCCATGAGGAAGGTCACTGAGAAGAGCAACCTGCACTCTTTAATAGTGAAAAAGTTTGCCACGCAGGGAGGGTACATAAAGGGGGCCCTTTCCACTATATCGGGGGAGGAGAGCAGGAAGTCCCccccctcttcctccttcgtcATCGTCCATTCTTATGGTGAAGTGTGCTACTCGTCTGAGCATCTCATCAGTCAGAATATTGATATACTTACGAATAACTTTATTGACTTGATGAAGAAGTCGGGGAACCCCTACTTAGAACAACTCTGCTGCAGTTACAATTATGACCCCTCTGGGAATATAGTGGAGGAGAAGAGACGCTACAGCATTCAGTCTGCTCTGAAATTATTCAGAAGGAAGTATGAGTCCAAAAACCAAATGGCTGTTACTATGGTGAGGAATAGCTTGGTTGAACTGATGAAGGTGAAGGAGAGTACCTTTTGCCACTTTATATTTTGCATGAATTCCAACCATAATAGggagaagaaagggggggaggttATTAACCTGTTTGATGAGAGGGTCGTCTTCGACCAGGTGCAGAGGATGTCCCTCTCTCAGTTCAGACAGCTCAAAGGCGCTGGGCTCTTTCCCCACGCGTTTTACTTCGAGGAGTTGCTGGACCTGTTGGAGGGCCCAGCGGAAAATAACGCGGAAGCGGAAGAGGGAGAAGCAACCAATGAAGAAGCAACCAATGAAGAAACAAACAATGAAGAAGCTACGGAGGGAGAAGTGATGGAAAATAGCGTGGAAACCGCTGAGGTAGAAGCaacaaatgaggaaaatgaaggaagcggagaagcaacaaatgaggaaaatgaaggagacGGAGAAGCGACAAATGAAGAAGCGACAAATGAAGAAGCGGTAAATGAAGAAAcggcaaaagaagaagttgcGGAGGGGGAAGTTGCTGAGGGGAAGGGCCAGGATTATCCCCACGCAAACGCCAAGAAGCGCATCGAACATATGATGATATTGCACAATATCAGTAAGAGCGAGTGGGCCATGGGATCAAACCGAATCTTCCTCACGGACGTCTCTTTAAGAATTCTCATGCAGAAGAAGTGGGAACAGTACAGACAGAAGATGCTTCCTAAGTGGGTTGCAACACTGAACGGTGATGAAAAGGCGAACCCTGAAGGGGATGAATCTGCCTGCAAAATAACAGGGTTGATGAACCTAGAGTGCGTGAGAATAAGCCAAGTGTACAAGAAAGAGGATGCTAATATGATCTACCAGATGGTGAAGCCAGGAATGGATTCCGAGTCGAAAGAGGGGAACAGTTGGACCAAGGAACTCATGCAACTTATAAACCTAGAAAGGATAAAGGAGTTGTATAGTTCCGGAGGGGATAAAGGAAAGGACGACCGGGCGTGGACAGTCGATGTGTGTGGCATGGGTGATGTGTCcatggaaaaaggaggagactCTCACCAGAACCAAGAAGGTAATCCCAATCAGACCTCAGTAGAAATGTGTGGtattatgaatatattaaataacgTGCCTACATGCAGCCCTACGGATATACCCCTGAACGGAAGCTGCACCTGCGGCATGGGAATGCCTAACTTCTGCAGCAGGCATTCTCCGTCTGAGGAGATAAAGTCGGAGGGCAGCCCGGATGAGAGCGTAGTGGCTGAAGTGGAGGAAATAGGAGAGGTCGAACAGGGAGAAACTAAACCAGTTGACGTCCAACCGGGAGAAGTGAACCTGGGAGAAGTGAACCTGGACGAAGTCGAACCTGAGGAAGTAGAACTGGAACCTGttgaagaaggagaagcgAACGGAGAACCAGTCGAGGAAGAGTTATCAAATGGGGAGCAGCTCAATGTGGAAGAATCAAATGGGGAAGTCCCGGAGGATGACCTGGCCGAGGAGGAACACGCTACAAACAGtgacgaagaggaaaagaaggaaggaagcaccGCAAACAATGACACGGCAGATGTAGGGGAACCACAGGAACACGAGTTAGATGTGGAAGAGGGTGGCTCTGTACCGGGTGAAGTAGACACCGGTGAGGCTGGTGAGGATGGCACGGAGGAAGCGGTGCTTGGGGTGGAAGTGGTCAATTTGAAAGATGAAGAAGCAGAGGAGGAACTTGTTATGGGGGAGGTAGATGTAGAAGCGGTGAATGATGAGCCGAACGAAGGGGAGGTAGATGTGGAGGCGGTGAATGATGAGCCGAACGAAGGGGAGGTAGATGTAGAGGCGGTGAACGATGAGCCGAATGAGGTGGTGATAGAGATGGCGAAGGAGGAATCAATGGAGGGGGACGACATAGAAGAGGAGATGCCCCAAGGGGAGGAGCTCGAGGTGCAGGCACTGGAAGTGGAGgtaaatgaagaagaggtaGACAATGTGGAAGTGGTAGATGAGGTGGAAGCGGCAGATGCGGTAGAACCATCAGACATGGTGGAAACGTTGGACGAGACGAACCCCTTCACCGAGGTAGATGCAGCGAACCAGATGAACCCGTTCGACGAGGTAGACGCAGCCGATGATGTGAACCCTCCGCAGCAAGAGGACGAAAACTCAACGAAGGACGAAACAAAGAACCCGAGGGAGGAAGATGTAGATGAGGAATATATTGAGTACAATCTGAACTGCTTTAAAGCAACGgcatcaaaaaaaatgggagatCTAAATAAGATGTTATTGAGTTGCGCTGGAGATGAAGTAAATATGGTGCAGAACATGTTGGACTGTTACTTATGTACCGAAGAAGGGAATCATTATGAGCATTGTTTTATAGAACCCAATTTTTGGAACCCCTTAGATGTAGGGGAAAACGGGTTGACAGAATACACGGCAGAATTAAGGAACCCAAAGCAGAAGCACTTACTGTTGAGTCACCTAAATGAGAAGTATATCACCCATTCGGATGAGAAGATACAtctaatgaacattttaaaaaatatggtcACTAGCAtggaatatgtgcacaacaGAAAGTGGAACATCTTTTTTACATCGTCCGATTATTACTTTAAGTCTTATGTCTCTAACGAAGATCACTTGTGCTTGCAAAACGACTCCGCCGACTTAAACGAAAAGGTCATGTTTAACGAAGAGTGCAACTACCACAAGGATAAGAAGCACAAAATGCATAAGCATAGATATAGTACCATCGTGGAGTATTTAACTCTCCCCACAGGGAAGGACATCCACGAAATTTGTCTTTCCAACAATGCAGataaaaagtatataaaaaataattacaggATTCTTTGTTTCCGATCGAGGAAGGGTTCTAAATTGGACTTTATGAATGCCAAGGCGTTTTATACATCCATAGAATATAAGAAGGTCAAGACGAAAAACATAACTCATGTGCACACAGACTTCTCCTACATGGATGATAAGATGAAGCGCAATTTCAAGCAGCACGTAATTAATGAGTTCATTAACAACCCCACTATCAGCATGGAAGAGTTGGGAAACAGCTTGCTCAATTTGGCCACCTACTTTTACTACGAAAATCGGGGTTCCTGGTGTGTCTTCGTGTCGAAGAGGCGTGCCTTCACGGGGGTTATCAACATTGTTAAGAATAGGTACATACGTATGACGGCGAAGAATAAGACGAAGAAGTACCACATCGTGCTGTTCGAGACGCCAGTctgaaggagggggaaatggaacgtctttccctttcgatagctatttttttttttttttttttttttttatggtcaGGCAAATTAGCAGCAAAATAGCTATTTCAATCTCCTTTTTACCTGactgttcataaaaaaagctacacatgttgcacatttttttttttttttacaaaccGAGTAAAATTGAACATCCTGCAGTGGCGAGCTAAACTTACGGCGAGTTGCGCACGTGgcacttgaaaaaaaagttaaacgacaaatttgtggaaaaaaggaaatttgaaaaaaggtgggaaaaacatattcggcaaaaaaaattacgcatGCAATGTGAACAGACAGGTCACACCTCCCTCACGATGTTAAGCAGGCGCTATCTGGCTAATCGCGGGTGGAGCCCTTGGGGGTCTTCTTATTCGTGTAGTCAAAGACAGTTCCGTCGTCCGATACGAGACACTCGCCAGTCATCCTGGCCCGCATTTCGATGGCTAGTTTTTTGCTCAAGGTGGTGCCATAGGTGTTGATTCCGAAGTTCTTCGTGCGTTTACACCCACTGGGGCTTCTCCACTCGGCCCTCCACGCTTGCACAATGCCGTTGATCCTGATCATGTAAACCCCCGCAGGGGTGGAGTTCGACTTGTCcattttatccattttgtctagtttttccattttgtccaGTTTTTCCAACTTGCTGTACATGCCCATATCGTCGATCTCCTTTTTGATGCTTCTGGTGAACTGATTTTTCGTTCCTTGTTTGTTGCCACTGTAATAATCCGGGGTGGAAAAATCCCCTGCGTTGGGGTCGAAGGGGACACCAACAGGATTAACCTCTTCGTTTGTTAATCCTTTAGTGAGGTTCTCATTTGCTGCGGCGTAGAGGTGCATCTCGTTTGTTTTGCTGGCCATCCCTGT contains these protein-coding regions:
- a CDS encoding Myosin-like protein — protein: MRSAEDTNFKEGDIVWYENQPSSPEHNADNNTLFTLCRIIHKKDDDEVMLSRHSDYNGNLFMSKVNSLHKANHLFTLDQNDMIKLKHINDPTLLHHLHERFKNRKYYTKMGPLLLFVNPNMNLNLSNQETIHMHKFSNTPREGNLNEYSVALSALRNLSILKRNQSIIVTGESGSGKSEITKNILNFLAYQVEGTASIQGDESEANQPNEPNEPNEPNEPVESNQPNQVNFGEMIAHMNVLLDAFGSAKTGKNNNSSRLSKFFTLHMDEKGRVKSMHVKKFLFEKDRLIGGSGTGDDEMGSEQERERENSFNIFYYILNGSSEKFKEMYYLKDVKYYRMLCSRGSVRNGNTASVGNNTMQDDDMNEDQVNDETTNEKVSPTDESAKFLELLKSMNYFFDDDKEIDFVFSVLSALLLLGNVETMKMLRQKSFLRKSFLCESSLNYEELQNFLEDSNEDLIIDENVKNFLLASKLLGMNPQELVKYFTTNYVFNDILLMKVHNEMKIHRKIESFIRTTYEELFNWILHKVNCKLGTLTGEEVGGHQRGNIEGNYINVLDLAYFENGEKNSLGELLVNTCNEAIRKMVVDSLFKRRIELCMEEGIIEASSGCNFHQIDNEGLYNVLVQNGEESLFSYLESLSMRKVTEKSNLHSLIVKKFATQGGYIKGALSTISGEESRKSPPSSSFVIVHSYGEVCYSSEHLISQNIDILTNNFIDLMKKSGNPYLEQLCCSYNYDPSGNIVEEKRRYSIQSALKLFRRKYESKNQMAVTMVRNSLVELMKVKESTFCHFIFCMNSNHNREKKGGEVINLFDERVVFDQVQRMSLSQFRQLKGAGLFPHAFYFEELLDLLEGPAENNAEAEEGEATNEEATNEETNNEEATEGEVMENSVETAEVEATNEENEGSGEATNEENEGDGEATNEEATNEEAVNEETAKEEVAEGEVAEGKGQDYPHANAKKRIEHMMILHNISKSEWAMGSNRIFLTDVSLRILMQKKWEQYRQKMLPKWVATLNGDEKANPEGDESACKITGLMNLECVRISQVYKKEDANMIYQMVKPGMDSESKEGNSWTKELMQLINLERIKELYSSGGDKGKDDRAWTVDVCGMGDVSMEKGGDSHQNQEGNPNQTSVEMCGIMNILNNVPTCSPTDIPLNGSCTCGMGMPNFCSRHSPSEEIKSEGSPDESVVAEVEEIGEVEQGETKPVDVQPGEVNLGEVNLDEVEPEEVELEPVEEGEANGEPVEEELSNGEQLNVEESNGEVPEDDLAEEEHATNSDEEEKKEGSTANNDTADVGEPQEHELDVEEGGSVPGEVDTGEAGEDGTEEAVLGVEVVNLKDEEAEEELVMGEVDVEAVNDEPNEGEVDVEAVNDEPNEGEVDVEAVNDEPNEVVIEMAKEESMEGDDIEEEMPQGEELEVQALEVEVNEEEVDNVEVVDEVEAADAVEPSDMVETLDETNPFTEVDAANQMNPFDEVDAADDVNPPQQEDENSTKDETKNPREEDVDEEYIEYNLNCFKATASKKMGDLNKMLLSCAGDEVNMVQNMLDCYLCTEEGNHYEHCFIEPNFWNPLDVGENGLTEYTAELRNPKQKHLLLSHLNEKYITHSDEKIHLMNILKNMVTSMEYVHNRKWNIFFTSSDYYFKSYVSNEDHLCLQNDSADLNEKVMFNEECNYHKDKKHKMHKHRYSTIVEYLTLPTGKDIHEICLSNNADKKYIKNNYRILCFRSRKGSKLDFMNAKAFYTSIEYKKVKTKNITHVHTDFSYMDDKMKRNFKQHVINEFINNPTISMEELGNSLLNLATYFYYENRGSWCVFVSKRRAFTGVINIVKNRYIRMTAKNKTKKYHIVLFETPV